CCGGTCGCCGGGCAGGGGGCTGAAGCCCTCGGGGGCGCCGCGCAGCACCACTCCGGCGACGTCCCATCCCCGCAGCCAGCCCTCGGGCAGCGGCTCCGCCTTGATCATCTCGTCGTGTTCCGGTGCCACCGCGCGCACGGCGACGAGGATCTCGTCGTCGGCCTGCGGTGTGGCGGTGCTCTGGGCCGCGAGGGTCTGCCGGAACGTGAACTGCTCGGTCATGAAGGTTCCTTTCCTGCATGAGTCCTGCATGAGTTGAGTCCTGCATGAGTGATGCGTGGGTCGTGCCTGGGTTCCCGCAGGGGTGGTGCGTGGGTTCCCGCGCGGCCCTGCGGACGGGTTCCGGCTCACGGGTCCTCGGTGACCAGCACGGCGGCGCCGTCGAGTTCCTCCACCGCCACCACCTCGAACGCGTCCGGCCGTTCGTCGACGCAGGCGGCCAGCGTCAGATGGCCCTCCAGCACCCGGAACCGGATCCAGGCGTGGGTGTGGTGGTCGTCGGGGACGCCGGGCGCCAACCGGACGCGCAGCTGCAGCCGTTGGCCCCGGTCCACCGCGACCTGCGCGGCGGTGACCTCTCCCGTGGCCACCGCCAGGCAGACCAGTTCCAGGGCGGAGACGGCCCGGCCGTGCAGGCGGACGTACGGCTCCGCGCTCCCGAAGACCCGCAGGGCCGGGCCGGGCAGCCCGCAGGTGCAGGTGGCCGGCTCGCCGCGGTCCGCGGTCCGGTAACGGATCAGCGGCGGGTTCCGGTCCGGGTGCAGCGAGGTCACCAGCAGCCGTCCGTCGGCGAACTCCACGTGCTGGTGCGGCAGCGGGTGGTAGACGTCCAGCAGACACTGCGGTCCGCGGTGGCCGGTCGCCCCGGTGCTCGGTGTCCCGTACAGGCGCCAGGTCTCCGTGTACGGGAAACGCTCGGCGATCAGCCAGTCGGGCGTGGTGTCGTGGGTCGCACCGCCCAGCAGCAGGGTGCGCAGCCAGGGCACCGGGCGGCCGGCCGCGGTGCCGCCGAGCAGCCGCTCCATGGCTTCCGGCGGGGCCGCCACCGCGGTGACGCCCAGCCGGGCGAGCAGGTCCAGCCAGTCCTCGTGGCCCCCGTCGGGCAGCCGGCCGAGGGCGAGCGCGGTCGCGCCGGACTCCGCGGCGAGGCGGTTGTAGAAGTAGTGGTCCTGGCTGAGCCGGCCCGGCGGGTGGAGATTGGCCAGGACGTCGGACGGACGCAGCGGATTCCACACCGTGCGCACGTCCGGCGCGAACATGTCCGCGGGGAGCAGGGTCAGCGCCGGATCGGCCAGCGTGCCCCCGTCCGCCCACAGCAGCGCCGGACCCGCGCCGTCCGGCAGGCTCAGCGCCTCCTCGGTGGCCCGCGCGAGGTCTTCCCGTGTCATCACCGGCAGGTCCGCCAGCGCCGGTGCCGACCCCTCGCGCAGGAAAGGGGCGTAGCGGGATGCCAGGTGGGGCAGCCGGGTGGCGCGGCGGAGCAGTGAGGCCAGCGTGTCCGTGTCCGCCGGGTCCCTCACGGCTGTGACCCCCGGCGTGTGGTGATCCAACAGAGCTCACCCCTCCTTGCTCAGGTACGGCAGCCGCCGTACGGCCGACACTAAACCAGAGTCCTCTTTTGGTCTAGAGTCTTTTCTTGTATCGCAGACTATGTTTTTCATGCATCGCAGAAGATGCTTGTTCTGCAGTACATGTTTGTACTACGATCGATCATGGACGTGACACTCACCACCCGCACGCCAAGGGGGATTTCTTGATGGGTGCAGAGCGCACGCAAACGCCCATAGCCGTCATAGGGATGGGGTGCCGGTTCCCACAGGCCCGCAACGTCGAGGAGTTCTGGGCCGAACTGGTCGGCAACGTCGACGCGGTGACACCGATCCCACCGGAACGCTTCGACGTCGCGGCCCACTACGCCCCGGCCGCCCGCACCCCCGGCCGTACGGTCTCCCGGCACGGCGGCTTCGTACCGGACCCGTTCGGGTTCGACCCCGGCTTCTTCGGTATCTCCCCGGCCGAGGCCCTCACCATGGACCCACAGCACCGGCTGCTGCTGATGGTCGTCCGGGAGGCCCTCGACGCCGCGGGCATCCCCGCGCCCGACGTACGGGGCAGCACGGCCGGGGTGTTCATCGGCCAGGCCACCGCGGACTACGCGGGCCGCCCGGCCGGTGAGGACAGCCTGGCCGCGCACACCCTGCGCGAAGCCACCGGAAGCCACTTCCGCGCCATGGCCGCCGGGCGCATCTCCTACGACCTCGACCTGCGCGGTCCCAGCATGACCGTGGACACGGCCTGCTCCTCGTCCCTGGTCGCGGTGCACATGGCCCGCCAGAGCCTGCTGTCCGGCGAGACCGACCTGGCCATCGCCGGCGGCGCGAACATCATCCTCTCGCCACGGGACGCGGTCGCCTTCTCGCAGGGCGGCATGCTCTCGCCGGACGGCCGGTGCAAGTTCGGCGACAGCGACGCCGACGGGTTCGTCCGCAGCGAAGGGGTCGGCGTCGTGGTCCTCAAGCGGCTGCAGGACGCCGAGGAGGCCGGCGACCCGGTGCTCGGCGTCCTGCTGGGCAGCTCCGTCACCAACGACGGCCGGGCCGGCGGCTCGCTGATCAAACCGGCCGTCGACGGCCAGGCGGCCATGCTCCGCGAGGCCCTGCGGTCGGCCGGAGTGAGCGCCCGCGAGCTGCACTACGTCGAGGCCCACGGCACCGGCACCCCCGTCGGGGACACCGTCGAGCTGCGGGCCCTGACCCAGGTGCTGCGCGAGGACGGACCGGCGCGCCGCTGGCTGCCCGTCGGTTCGGTCAAGTCCAACATCGGGCACACCGAGGCGGCCGCGGGCGTGGCCGGGCTGATCAAGGCGCTCCTCGTCGTCCGCCACGGGCTCGTGCCGGCCTCCCTGCACCTGCGGGATCCCCAGCCGCTGCTCACCGAGGACGACTGCCCGCTTCAGGTGGTGACGGCGAACCAGCCGCTGGAGACCGGCGGTGAGCGCGCGCTGGCCGGCGTGAGCTCCTTCGGTCTGTCCGGCACCAACGCGCATGTGGTGGTCGCCGCCGCGCCCGCGCCGGCGGCCGTGACACCGCACGGCCCGACCGAGCTGCCCGCCGGCCGCCCCGCCCACCTGCTGGTGCTGAGCGCCCACTCGCCCACCGCGCTGCGGCGCATGGCGGCCGAGCACGCCGGCTTCCTCGGGGCGGACGGTGCCGGGCGCGCCCTGCCGCTGTGGGACGTGTGTGCCACGGCGGCGCTGAAGCGGCAGGCCCACCCCTACCGGCTGTGGGCCGTCGGCGCCGACCACGACGAGCTGGCCGAGGTGCTGCGCGCGCTCGCCGAGGACCGCCCGACCGAGCACGGCGGCATGGGCGAGGCCGGCTTCGACGGCCCCCGCCCCGCGGCCTTCGTCTTCCCCGGCCAGGGCTCCCAGTGGACCGGCATGGAACGCTCCCTGCTGGCCGGCAGCCCCGCCTTCGCCCGCGCGCTGACCGAGTGCGACGCACTGGTGCGCGCGGAGACGGGCCGGTCCGTGCTCGACACGCTGGCCTCCGCCACGGGCGACTTCCCCGACGACGTCGCCACCGTGCAGCCGGTGCTGTGGTCCATGCAGGTCGCGCTCGCCGCGCTGTGGCGTGACATGGGTGTCGACCCGGACGTCTGCGTCGGGCACAGCATGGGCGAGACCGCGGCGGCGGCCGTCGCGGGCGGGCTCACCCCGGCCGCCGCCGCGGCCGTGATCTGCCGTCGCAGCACGCTGATGCAGAGCGTCACCGGCCGCGGCGCGATGCTGGCCGTGGAGCTCTGCCCCGAGCAGGCGCGGGACGCGATCGCGGAGGACGGCGGCGCCGTGTGCGTCGCCGCGGAGAACGCGCCGCGGTCCTGCGTCCTGGCCGGTGACACCGAGGCCCTGCGGCGCATCGCCGCGCGACTTCAGCGGCGCGAGGTCTTCCACCGCCTGGTCCAGGTCAACGTCGCCTCCCACTCCCCCGCCATGGAACCGCTGCGTGAGGAACTCCTGGGAGTACTGGCGGATGTGACGCCTCATCAGGCCGAGATCCCGATGCTGTCCACCGTGACCGGCGCCCTGCTGACCGGTCCGGAGCTCGACGCCCGGTACTGGATGGACAACCTGCGCGAGCCGGCCCTCTTCCACGACGCGATACGCCACCTGGCCAAGGAGGACACGCCGGTCTTCGTGGAGATCAGCCCGCACCCGCTGCTGCAGAGCGCGATCGGCGACACCCTGCGGGAAGCCGGCTGTGCGCCCACCGTGGTCGCCTCCACGCACCGCC
Above is a genomic segment from Streptomyces fodineus containing:
- a CDS encoding type I polyketide synthase; translation: MGAERTQTPIAVIGMGCRFPQARNVEEFWAELVGNVDAVTPIPPERFDVAAHYAPAARTPGRTVSRHGGFVPDPFGFDPGFFGISPAEALTMDPQHRLLLMVVREALDAAGIPAPDVRGSTAGVFIGQATADYAGRPAGEDSLAAHTLREATGSHFRAMAAGRISYDLDLRGPSMTVDTACSSSLVAVHMARQSLLSGETDLAIAGGANIILSPRDAVAFSQGGMLSPDGRCKFGDSDADGFVRSEGVGVVVLKRLQDAEEAGDPVLGVLLGSSVTNDGRAGGSLIKPAVDGQAAMLREALRSAGVSARELHYVEAHGTGTPVGDTVELRALTQVLREDGPARRWLPVGSVKSNIGHTEAAAGVAGLIKALLVVRHGLVPASLHLRDPQPLLTEDDCPLQVVTANQPLETGGERALAGVSSFGLSGTNAHVVVAAAPAPAAVTPHGPTELPAGRPAHLLVLSAHSPTALRRMAAEHAGFLGADGAGRALPLWDVCATAALKRQAHPYRLWAVGADHDELAEVLRALAEDRPTEHGGMGEAGFDGPRPAAFVFPGQGSQWTGMERSLLAGSPAFARALTECDALVRAETGRSVLDTLASATGDFPDDVATVQPVLWSMQVALAALWRDMGVDPDVCVGHSMGETAAAAVAGGLTPAAAAAVICRRSTLMQSVTGRGAMLAVELCPEQARDAIAEDGGAVCVAAENAPRSCVLAGDTEALRRIAARLQRREVFHRLVQVNVASHSPAMEPLREELLGVLADVTPHQAEIPMLSTVTGALLTGPELDARYWMDNLREPALFHDAIRHLAKEDTPVFVEISPHPLLQSAIGDTLREAGCAPTVVASTHRRRPDGPLTLACSLGAFFAHGGRVDWERWFRGEVRRVPLPAHPWDTEPLRRPLAPPAPAPLRSATDVRADLSEAVVRVGGLAPVPPAVHLAVLHEAVTSGTAAADPGAVVIEDIRLSDELVEIPAEQAELALRVHTEARGGTTAAEVYAGPGTPRTLCLTATVRSGADRTQSGTGAAAGAAPVWRERLDTALDRCRTHRTRDEFLAELATRGYEPSPGLVAVRHLWRRDGEAVAQLHRPVISGPAAWEACLLPLLAAIPGSVPAHTAYRVTGLDRARFLDALAPECWVHATFRTERGGAVAGADVAVLDPDGRPLAEFRGLRLCRLGAAPGGPAAVRPLWELRRSAGALVAGSVRTLRSVGTGEVTRLPGLLAQRLRRAVRATGPARVGTGAVAPPAPGTAPTLRAVPAPAEEPARAEAAAGRPDAATRFVEIVAGVVGTRPARIDIRRRLSDYGVDSLSAAQVRSRVRDELGQDVPLARLLGDSTLQALAQGLAAAC